One window of the Eucalyptus grandis isolate ANBG69807.140 chromosome 8, ASM1654582v1, whole genome shotgun sequence genome contains the following:
- the LOC104423376 gene encoding omega-hydroxypalmitate O-feruloyl transferase codes for MNFMNAWAEIARGKPLSLVPCHDRAILKPRVPPQITGPYNEFVQISDVSNLRALYEEQQLVYKSFHFDAEKLATLKRMATKDEQVTSICTSFVALAAFVWRVRSMALKMKLHQQLKLHLTVNFRSRLTTPLPEGYFGNAVVFPCCLCTMGELIEEPISASVTRIKKAIESVTDNYVQSRIDYYDINPFERLPVGRLLISSWTRLEYGSTNFGWGEPRFGAGEPPRETCLFMKDGREKGIEVVLGLPLPAMNTFEKLVCDLNVA; via the exons ATGAATTTTATGAACGCATGGGCTGAAATTGCAAGAGGCAAGCCGTTATCCCTGGTCCCTTGTCATGATAGAGCCATCCTAAAACCAAGGGTGCCTCCTCAAATCACGGGTCCTTACAACGAATTTGTTCAAATAAGTGACGTATCAAACCTCAGGGCATTATATGAGGAACAACAATTGGTATACAAATCCTTCCACTTCGACGCTGAGAAGCTGGCGACCCTAAAAAGAATGGCCACAAAAGATGAGCAG GTAACGAGCATATGCACCAGCTTTGTAGCACTGGCAGCCTTTGTGTGGCGGGTTCGCAGTATGGCCCTCAAGATGAAACTTCACCAACAATTAAAGCTTCATTTAACAGTCAATTTCAGGTCGAGGCTAACAACCCCATTGCCCGAGGGGTACTTTGGGAACGCCGTGGTCTTTCCCTGTTGTCTCTGCACCATGGGAGAGTTGATCGAGGAGCCAATCTCTGCTTCTGTGACAAGAATAAAGAAGGCAATCGAGAGTGTGACCGACAATTACGTACAGTCGAGAATCGACTATTATGACATTAATCCTTTTGAGCGACTCCCTGTGGGCAGACTATTAATAAGTTCATGGACAAGGCTCGAGTATGGCTCCACAAACTTTGGGTGGGGAGAGCCAAGGTTTGGGGCCGGTGAACCACCAAGAGAAACCTGCTTGTTTATGAAGGATGGGAGAGAAAAGGGCATTGAGGTGGTGTTGGGTTTGCCACTTCCAGCCATGAATACCTTCGAGAAACTTGTTTGTGATCTTAATGTTGCTTAG